The Sphingobacteriales bacterium genome segment CAATCTGATTGTTGAAAATAGCCGGGAAACGCATCAAACGGGCTTCCTCCTGTGCAGTCAGCTGTAAAAAGCTTACAATTAACAGGCTTAAAACAAGGTAATTTTTCATGGTCAGATGATTTAATATTCTTTTTGATTTGCCACAAAAATAGATGCTTGCTGCAAATTAAAACCCAACAAAATCAAAATGTCTGATTGGTCAGATTTCCCATTTATTTTATCCAAATTTTATCATGTCCGGAAAAAATCGGTTAAAACAATTCATTCAAGGATAAATCCGAAATCTCCAATCCGAAATTCGAAGTTCGAAATTCGAAGTTCGAAATCCGAAATCCCAAATCCGCAATCTTGCCTGTCGCCTGCCTGACGTCAGACAGGGCAGACAGGTCCGCAATTCGAAATCCAAAATCCGCAATCCGAAATCCCCACTCCGCAATTCCCATCACCCTCCGCTGATCAGATGTAGCACCATCACATCATCTCCATCCTGAATCAAAGCAGTGTCATATTCATCTTTTTTAATCAGCTTCTGATTAATTTTCACCACAAGCATCTTAAAAGTGAATCTCTTTATCTCAAGTAATTCATTTACAGTCAACTGTTCCTGTTCAAAATGCTCTTTTCTGTTATTTAGGGTTATTTCCATCATGTTCATTTAATAAAATTTCCAAAACAGTATTGGCCTGCATATTGGCAACAATACCCACACGGGGTGCAATAGGCGGCAGGTCATCAGCAATTTCTGAAACTCCATCTCCGCAAATATATAAATTGCCGTTTTTCACCGTTTTTAAAGTATCGTTCATCCCGAAACCTGCCATGCCCAGCCCGATCACCAGCGGTTTTTCAGGGAAACTGGATAATATAGTTTCAATCAGCATTTTTTTCTGGTCGGCCTTGTCGAAAGCCTCGACAACCACATCACAATCTTTGAAGATAACGGGCACATTTTCAGGAGTAAGAAAGACATCATAGCTCTCAATCTTCAGCCCCGGATTTATCATTAAAAGATTTTTTCTGATAGATTCAGCCTTTTTTGTCCCAATCTGATGAAAGAAATAGAACTGTCGGTTCAGGTTGCTTTCCTCCACGATGTCAAAATCGGCAATAATTATCTTTCCGATACCCACTCTTGCCAGTGCTGAGGCACAGTTGGAGCCCAAACCACCTGCACCGGCAATCCCTACCGTTTTTTCTGATAGAATTGATTTGATTTGTGAAAAATTCAAGCTACCTTTTTCCTGCAAAAATAAACCAAAATGCCCTTCCTGTTGAAAGAATCAAATCGCTTTTCTGAAATGTA includes the following:
- the thiS gene encoding sulfur carrier protein ThiS, whose product is MMEITLNNRKEHFEQEQLTVNELLEIKRFTFKMLVVKINQKLIKKDEYDTALIQDGDDVMVLHLISGG
- the thiF gene encoding sulfur carrier protein ThiS adenylyltransferase ThiF — translated: MNFSQIKSILSEKTVGIAGAGGLGSNCASALARVGIGKIIIADFDIVEESNLNRQFYFFHQIGTKKAESIRKNLLMINPGLKIESYDVFLTPENVPVIFKDCDVVVEAFDKADQKKMLIETILSSFPEKPLVIGLGMAGFGMNDTLKTVKNGNLYICGDGVSEIADDLPPIAPRVGIVANMQANTVLEILLNEHDGNNPK